The region AGCATCAGGTGATTATCGGTACCACCACTTACCAGATTAAGCCCCCGTGATAGCAATGTATCGGCCAGCACTTTTGCATTTGCAATAACGTTAGCCGAGTACTCCTTGAATGATGGCTGCAATGCCTCCCCAAATGCCACTGCCTTGGCCGCAATGGTATTCATAAGCGGCCCTCCCTGAATGCCGGGGAAAATATACTTATTCATCATGCCTTCGTATTTTTGTTTTGCCAAAATAAGTCCTCCCCGTGGGCCACGCAGCGTTTTGTGTGTTGTCATGGTCACAAAATCGGCCACCGGAACCGGCGAAGGATGATGCCCGGTTGCAACAAGCCCTGCAATATGTGCAATATCTGTTAACAGCACTGCACCAATGCTATCAGCTATCTCCCTGAACCTGTTCCAGTCAATAATGCGCGGATATGCCGATGCTCCAGCAATGATAATTTTGGGCTTATGTTCTTTTGCCAATCTATATGCTTCATCATAGTCAATGCGATGCGTATCTTTAGTTACACCATACGAAACAACCTTAAAATAAATACCAGAAAAGTTAACCGGTGAACCATGCGAAAGGTGACCACCATGTGACAGGTTCATTCCCATAATGGTATCGCCCGGTTCAAGTATAGACATGAGCACCGCCATGTTTGCCTGAGTCCCGCTGTGTGGCTGTACATTGGCAACATCAGCACCAAAAAGCTTTTTTATGCGTTCGATAGCTACGATTTCCACCTGGTCAACAAACTGGCAGCCATTGTAATAGCGCTTGCCGGGGTACCCTTCTGCATATTTATTGGTCATGGTGCAGGACGATGCTTCCAGCACTGCCTGCGATGTATAGTTTTCAGATGCTATGAGAATAAGCGAATTTTCCTGTCGCTGGTTTTCTTTCTGAATGATTGAAAAGACTTCAGGATCTGAATCCTTTAAAAATTTTTGCAAACTCATGAACTACCTCTTGTTAAGGAAATATTGATATGTATGTACATATACGGTATGCTATAGTGTAGCGTATGGCCACAATTAATCAATAG is a window of Spirochaetota bacterium DNA encoding:
- the glyA gene encoding serine hydroxymethyltransferase, with the translated sequence MSLQKFLKDSDPEVFSIIQKENQRQENSLILIASENYTSQAVLEASSCTMTNKYAEGYPGKRYYNGCQFVDQVEIVAIERIKKLFGADVANVQPHSGTQANMAVLMSILEPGDTIMGMNLSHGGHLSHGSPVNFSGIYFKVVSYGVTKDTHRIDYDEAYRLAKEHKPKIIIAGASAYPRIIDWNRFREIADSIGAVLLTDIAHIAGLVATGHHPSPVPVADFVTMTTHKTLRGPRGGLILAKQKYEGMMNKYIFPGIQGGPLMNTIAAKAVAFGEALQPSFKEYSANVIANAKVLADTLLSRGLNLVSGGTDNHLMLVDLRNKNLTGRDVANRLDEAGITCNKNGVPFDDKSPMVTSGIRLGSPALTTRGLGEDDFRLIGNLICDIIDNMDDEKVLNRVRSQVQELCKAYPTNFLRLEPRGI